A region of the Montipora foliosa isolate CH-2021 chromosome 8, ASM3666993v2, whole genome shotgun sequence genome:
TGTTTGCTGTCCAACCCACGATCGAAATAACGATGTTCATAACGTGACAACTGGAAGTGTGTCGAAAGTGTGCAGAAACCTACCCTGTCCACTCAGccttctttcttcattttccagtTCTTCGGCCAAATCATTGTGTTTGAATGCATCGTCTTTTAAAGCATCGATGAAACCCTGGAAAGCGTTTGGCCCTCGCTTCTCTAGCAAGTGGATCAAAGCTTGGGTTGCAACCGTGGGTCCATTATTTGTTTGTCTCGCTGCAATTTCTTCCTTGTCCGAAGAAGTGAAGATACGCGAAAGAAATGCCGCCAAAACCGACGGGTTAGAAATTCTTAGCATGATCGCGCTTGTTTTGTTACACAGCACTTTCTTGTGCAGGGAATCCATTTTATCTTCAATCGATCAAAAATGCGTCTCCAAGGTGTCTTTGTGTCGACTCTTCTCAGGTCAAAGGAAATAAAATTACTTTGTCGCCCACGTCGGGTAGAAATAAGCTAGGTTCAAAGCCGTCAAAAGCTAAAAATATGCTTGGGGATTCTCCCGATAGTGAGGACCTCTTCCATTTTAACTACTTCCGGATGGTTTCTTGGAAACGCGGGAAACATGACGAAGATTTGTTGTTTCGATTCCTTGGCTTCTAATTGGTTGGTTTTTTCCTGGATTTTTGTCGAGGTGAATTGGCACATTTTCAGCACATTTTCGCTTTCCgacgcaacctcgttcccagggttctctcctactCGTACCctaaccctgggaacgaggctgttTCCGACGCTTCACTGAGAACTAGATTCAGTCTCCTCGCATAATATCTAAGTCCCGGAAACGAGGTCATTGCAAAGAGACTGGCGAAATATAAGCTCTATTTGGAGATTCCGGGGACTCTTATTTAGGCAGCATTTGCGGAAATTTTGAGTCACATAGTTCCCTGAAGTGTTAAATTCAAGCCAAGCGAAGGCAAATGTGTGGGTGTATTGACGTATATCAACGTGACTGATTCATGCTGTATTGTTTTGGAGGATTGGTGAATGTGTATGCGTTTCCTTGGATGTCAACTGCGTAAAGGCTAAAGCTAAGTAATTGCATTTGTCCTTTGTCCTGTTGTACTTTCGTATTTTGGATCAAAGACGTTGAAAACATTTGGTTCAGACGGTTATCGTTAACTTGCGAGGTGTCTTGGGCTAGCTGCGTTGAAAATGGCCGTCAAGTTTTCTGTGACGTAAAAGGTCTTAGCTTTGTCGTCGATGGTAAATTATCCAGGACGTCCCTCGTTACCCAGTAGATTCTTATGAATTCGAAGCTGCTGTAAATCGGGTATTATCTTCAATCCGAGAAGTTTTAATGGCGAATGGAACTGTGGAAGCCCTGTTTCCGTATTCATACGAGGTAAGAGATGGAAAAACCATAACATTTTCTACCGGAGAGAGGTTTACATTGCTAAACAAGACAAATAGGGATTGGTGGCATGTCCTCAGGAAAGGAACCCAGGAACCCATGTACGTCCCGGCCTCTTACATGAAAGaaatcatcaatccaatttaCGAAAACGTGGAAAGTTTCGACAATAATCGCCCATACAATGGAGAAAGTGGAATTCACGATGAATATGGTCGAAACAATGAAATCACTGTCAGGGAAACCGACGAAGAAAGTACAATACCAGACAGGAATTACAACAGGAGTAGTTCTGCAGACCACAACAATATTTATAGAAAAAATATTAGTGTTGAAGAAGGCGTTCGAGAGACCAACTCTGTATCGGGACAGTCAAATGGAGACAAAAGTGGTGTTCCGAATGTGAAATCTCTGGCGAACGCTCTAGAAGTGGtgagtttattttttattaagtACTACCCACGTTTCTTCTCTCCTTTGGCTCGTTTTTATTGTTATAGCGAACCCGAGGCGAGTTTGTTTGTTGCGATGTTTAAAAAATCAACAATGTTGATAAGCGATTGAAAACCGAAAATTTTGCAAACAAGTTTCGGCTTACGTTTTCTAATATAAGCTAATGGTTTGCATCTATAGGGGCCTATCATGATCCCTCTCGATCAAGATTGTTGGATCAATTAAGCTTACATATTATATAAATGTCCATTTACTTTTAAATGCTCAGTTAAAACTTTTTGATCCTCTGATCAAAAGAATCCACAACACGGTATGATTAAAATTCATCATCAAGCGAATTCCTTGTGACATTACagcaaggttgctgcctaagaaaattttccggGAGCTCCCAACATTAAAAGGTAGTAGCCCAAATCAATTTTTCAAGAACCCAGAATTACTTAATTATTAACCCAGCACCCCTGCACCCCCCTCGCGCAGAAGTCAGGTGGTCTTCCTAAGTTATGACAATATGAAAGATGTGAACGTGCCACAGGTAACTTACCAAAAAAACTGGTGTGTACCTTATGACAGTAAATGTTGCATTAACCCTGTAACACCCAAACctgcctaaaccggccagactttttactctgtctaacgccagacgattttactcgtcaatgaggaaccctcgggagtcaataggttaatcATAATGTCtccattaatcactcactgaaaaactgtctccattaacccatcgacatccaaaccggccgaaaccggtcAGACTttctattttactctgtctaacgccagactattttactctgtctaacgccagactattttactctgtctaacgccagacgattttactcgtcaatggggaacccctgggagtcaatgggttaatcactcactgaaaatctaatgtccccattaattttgtaaatgaagtgAAAAAAAGGAATCACATATTTTTCCAAGTTAATTAAACTCTGTTTATCTTCAAGATCAAGGGCGACAGTAGTCACAATTCTTGATCCTGTCCGTCACTGATCAACATTTCATATTGGAATAGTAaaagtgtacatgtacttcagaaaataatttaccaccttgtggtttgtttgtttgttaatattttttcactTGCACGTCTTAAGTGCATAAAGATCCAGGTATTGGGGTTAGGGAAGAACCATAAGCAATGAATGGGAGATACAGCATCGCATCACGGAAATGCATTTTTAATTGTATCACTGAAGTGACTTCGTATTCCTACCTAATACTTGAGTTCCGAATGATGACACCAGAAGAAAAAAGTCTTGCTTACCTGTTGCAAGAGCTCCACTGCTGTCACTTGGCAAAAAACCAAGTAAACCTTCAGCAATTAACGCAGGGAAAAAGGAGACTCGCACGTGAGGCATGTTGACATTTTTGTAGATACAGTAGTGCAGACATCGTCCAaacaagtaatattttgtttcagCATTTAATTCAAGGTTAAGAAATCACATTACAAATAGTATTGTACCACGTTTTTCTAGAAAGTCTCTTGAGAGCTGATGGTATGAACATGTTTCTTTGGTCGCGTAACTTTCCGCAAGCTAATGCACATGAATTTAACTGCCTTTGTGTGCATAAAATAAAACGGGGAAACATGGACGTAGCATTTCGATATTTTTAGGAATCACATTGCGACCCAGTCTCCGTGCACTACCAGGAGGTAATGCAATGAAAGCCCTTATCAGTATTGACCACGTTTAGAAGTTgaagtgttgtttatttgtggAATTTGCATGGCTGCCATTCTCTCCAACCATAAATCTGTTTTCATCGTCTGATCTCCAGTtgggatcaaatttacaagaaagtgaggatgaatcgccttgtgataagttaggcGCCATTCAGAAATTCGGTCGCCAGTGCTCGCAAATTATAAGGGGCCCTAGGCGACCGGGTGACCGTTAGGCAGCTTTATAGAGGTGTGGAGAAAGAGTATTAAAGATATTCATGACAAAaattactttaatttcattattGTAACATAGTACTTTACCTATATTGCAGGTACTGAATTAACTGATGCTAACTAGATTTAGAGCTCTGGCCCCAGTATTTCACAAGGTGGATAactgctatccaccggataaaccaCTATCTAGTGGATATGTAAATACTAGCGTGttcaattgagttatccagtgaatagtgatttatctggtggatagcacTATGCATCTTTCAAACTACTGGGGCCTGTagtaacttcttactaaccgagcgcgagggccgtactggagaatattggcccgaggtcatgggagagtttttctctgtccttgtgtgggcccatttccatctgtagggctaaagctcacatggtttatatgggattgaaatctggcacttc
Encoded here:
- the LOC138012691 gene encoding uncharacterized protein gives rise to the protein MDSLHKKVLCNKTSAIMLRISNPSVLAAFLSRIFTSSDKEEIAARQTNNGPTVATQALIHLLEKRGPNAFQGFIDALKDDAFKHNDLAEELENEERRLSGQDMRRSQSLPTDSEEPMEEQFSRRGLSPPPHSAPASSSDSEMYKFSPVPQSPVYNHAHELPEIGRESNYQEQSSPPVITLGTLVKDIPYSLRAKLKR